The Aquitalea magnusonii region ATCGGGCATTGTCTTGCCTTTATCCTCGCCATCAAGGTTGTAACGATACGCAGGTGCCGGCTGACCTTTTACGCCATCGTCCGAGTATCCCCCTCTAGTACTTAGCTTGATGCCCGCCCAAACGACTGAATAGCCAAGCTGGTATTGCCAAACGTGAGTCATCTCATGAATGAACCAGACTTGAGTACCAGGCTCGACGGAAGGAGCAGAAAAATCGGGCTCATACGCACTGGAGGGGAAGTGAATCTCCCCTTTTGGCGTCATGGCGTTGTCAGAGCGGTCCGGCTGGCCGAAGAGACCACCCTTGTGGATTTTGACCAAGCTATAGTCGATGGCGTCTTTAAAGACGGTCTTCGCCATCGTGATTTCACCTGCTGTCATTGGCCGCACATCAGGTGCGGGCAGGGGGTGATTGACCACAGATGATCCAATCGCTTGTGAGTTGGTTTTAATGCCTTTTAACTCGACCTTCATCGCGGGCGTTGGCGCACGCCCACCGGCCTCGCACATGTGGTCGGCTGCACAGTCACAGCCATAAAACATGTCCTGATAAAATTCGGCGCTGACAATATCTTGTGCGCTATCTGTTTCGATCCGCTGCGTTTTTCCTTCCGCATCAGTAGAGCCCTCGATGGTGGTGCCGTCTGCCAGCGTCAATGCATAAGCGGTATTCGCCAAAACGCTATTATTGGGAAGGACGAATTTGATTTGTTCATCAAATGACGGTGTGGAGGCTGCGGCTTTC contains the following coding sequences:
- a CDS encoding PAAR domain-containing protein translates to MLEQAMGKAIIREGDPTSHGGTVLEAFPHLSVYGKNAAGVGHKGYCPQCKRDFVIVAGAQNVAYFGKNVAVEGMLTSCGATLIATQSQATIDVAPGGQAIMAGSLMASVLQKAAASTPSFDEQIKFVLPNNSVLANTAYALTLADGTTIEGSTDAEGKTQRIETDSAQDIVSAEFYQDMFYGCDCAADHMCEAGGRAPTPAMKVELKGIKTNSQAIGSSVVNHPLPAPDVRPMTAGEITMAKTVFKDAIDYSLVKIHKGGLFGQPDRSDNAMTPKGEIHFPSSAYEPDFSAPSVEPGTQVWFIHEMTHVWQYQLGYSVVWAGIKLSTRGGYSDDGVKGQPAPAYRYNLDGEDKGKTMPDFNMEQQAQLVSHYFGATVLSMSVYAKRLPGLRAALTRFINTPKDPTLLPQTTKVEPKP